The Camelina sativa cultivar DH55 chromosome 14, Cs, whole genome shotgun sequence genome includes a window with the following:
- the LOC104742469 gene encoding myosin heavy chain kinase C-like: protein MAIQDNPSHNDYLRRMTFAAFLKSGSLASEEETYHSDGDHHNHGVDKQNSLSTNSDSQRPSNASSASSDSSSPIYPLSPWNQTYYPNNENTTSFTSASQSPWNQTCSPYHKSPWVYQTRNSDFEDDPDNGLIGTVVRQEGHVYSLAASRDLLFTGSDSKNIRVWKDLKDYSGFKSTSGFVKAIVITGDNRVFTGHQDGKIRVWRGSKKNPERYSRVGSLPTLKEFLTKSVNPRNYVEARRRRNVVKIRHFDAVSCMSLNEDLGLLYSGSWDKTLKVWRLSDSKCLESIEAHDDAVNTVAAGFDDLVFTGSADGTLKVWKREVQGKETKHVLVQVLMKQENAVTALAVNLTDGVVYCGSSDGTVNFWERQKYLTHKGTIHGHRMAVLCLTSAGSLLLSGGADKNICVWRRNDGGSHTCLSVLMDHDGPVKCLTAVEEAEDDGDNHGEKGDRRWIVYSGSLDKSVKVWRVTDYA, encoded by the coding sequence ATGGCTATACAAGATAATCCAAGTCACAACGATTATCTCCGGAGAATGACTTTTGCGGCGTTCTTGAAATCAGGTTCTCTCGCCAGCGAGGAAGAAACTTACCACAGCGACGGTGATCATCATAACCACGGCGTTGATAAGCAAAACTCGTTAAGCACCAACAGCGATTCTCAACGTCCAAGCAACGCTTCAAGTGCTAGTAGCGACTCATCGTCACCAATATATCCATTATCTCCATGGAACCAAACTTACTATCCGAACAACGAAAACACGACGTCTTTCACCTCAGCTTCTCAATCACCATGGAACCAAACTTGCTCTCCTTACCACAAATCACCTTGGGTATACCAAACCAGAAACAGCGATTTCGAAGATGATCCTGATAACGGTTTGATCGGTACGGTCGTGAGACAAGAAGGACACGTGTACTCTCTTGCTGCTTCACGTGATCTTCTTTTCACAGGATCCGATTCCAAGAACATTCGTGTTTGGAAAGATTTAAAAGATTACTCCGGGTTTAAATCAACGAGCGGGTTTGTTAAAGCGATCGTGATAACCGGAGATAACCGGGTTTTCACCGGTCATCAAGATggtaaaattagggtttggagAGGCTCAAAGAAGAACCCTGAGAGATATTCACGAGTCGGAAGCTTACCAACTCTCAAAGAGTTTCTCACCAAATCGGTGAATCCGAGAAACTACGTCGAAGCTCGTCGCCGGAGAAACGTGGTGAAGATCCGACATTTCGACGCCGTGTCGTGTATGAGCTTAAACGAAGATCTCGGTTTACTCTACTCCGGTTCTTGGGACAAGACGCTTAAGGTCTGGAGATTATCCGATTCCAAGTGTCTAGAATCTATCGAAGCTCACGACGACGCGGTTAACACTGTGGCTGCCGGATTCGACGATTTGGTATTCACCGGTTCAGCAGACGGCACGTTAAAAGTATGGAAACGTGAGGTACAAGGTAAAGAGACGAAACATGTTTTGGTACAAGTGTTGATGAAACAAGAGAACGCTGTAACGGCCTTAGCCGTAAATTTAACGGACGGTGTGGTTTACTGCGGTTCTTCTGACGGTACCGTTAACTTCTGGGAACGGCAAAAGTATTTGACTCACAAAGGGACGATTCACGGCCACCGTATGGCGGTGTTGTGTCTCACCTCCGCCGGGAGTTTGCTCTTGAGTGGCGGAGCTGATAAGAATATCTGCGTTTGGAGAAGAAACGACGGCGGTTCACACACGTGTCTCTCTGTTTTGATGGATCACGACGGACCAGTCAAGTGTTTAACGGCGGTGGAAGAGGCCGAGGATGACGGAGACAACCACGGAGAGAAAGGTGATCGACGGTGGATAGTGTACAGTGGGAGTTTAGACAAGTCCGTGAAAGTGTGGCGTGTGACTGATTACGCGTGA
- the LOC104742471 gene encoding transmembrane protein 45B-like, producing MGTFLGHFVPGLSLALLGLWHLFNIIRSYCLKGPETFSAKFWFPFPKLKHLELILILLFSFLSITLLTLDFPNFNFSSFKPDNLEHASMFLHLIIFACFALFCELTLCSDLFSGLIGVLSASVFAQELFLLHFHSTDHSGLEGHYHFLLQLIAFVSFSSALASASFPKSFSAALVLPISVMFQGCWFLNMGFMLWIPEYVPRGCVSNMSTSTDDNRGSVVHSSAVACESPGAEVRAKALANLQFSWMLSAILIITCALCLKFSGKVALPKIRSSSEYERLCRQGSDRSATVTVEAPATSDQH from the coding sequence ATGGGGACGTTCTTAGGACACTTTGTGCCCGGTCTCTCACTTGCACTTCTTGGTCTTTGGCATCTCTTCAACATCATAAGATCTTATTGTCTTAAAGGCCCTGAAACCTTCTCTGCAAAATTCTGGTTCCCTTTCCCTAAACTCAAACATCTCGAGCTTATATTgattctcctcttctccttcctctccaTCACTCTCCTAACCCTAGATTTCCCTAATTTCAACTTCTCCTCTTTCAAACCAGACAACCTAGAACATGCTTCCATGTTCCTCCATCTCATTATCTTCGCGTGTTTCGCTCTCTTCTGCGAGCTAACCCTTTGCTCAGATCTCTTCTCCGGTTTAATCGGAGTTCTCTCTGCTTCTGTCTTCGCTCAAGAACTCTTCCTACTTCATTTTCACTCCACTGATCATTCAGGTCTTGAAGGTCACTACCATTTCCTTCTCCAACTCATTGCTTTCGTCTCTTTCTCCTCGGCTCTAGCTTCTGCTTCTTTCCCTAAATCCTTCTCTGCGGCTCTAGTCCTCCCAATCTCAGTTATGTTTCAAGGATGCTGGTTCTTGAACATGGGCTTCATGCTTTGGATCCCAGAGTATGTTCCTAGAGGTTGCGTGAGTAACATGTCAACATCTACAGACGATAACCGAGGAAGTGTTGTTCATAGTAGTGCCGTGGCTTGTGAGTCTCCTGGTGCTGAGGTCAGGGCAAAAGCATTGGCGAATCTTCAGTTTAGCTGGATGTTGTCTGCTATACTAATCATTACATGTGCCTTGTGCCTCAAATTTTCCGGTAAAGTTGCGCTGCCTAAGATTAGGTCATCGTCGGAGTACGAGCGTCTTTGCCGGCAAGGAAGTGACCGTTCTGCAACCGTGACGGTCGAAGCACCGGCCACTTCCGATCAACATTAG
- the LOC104742473 gene encoding B3 domain-containing protein At1g49475-like: MRNTPTTRRSSVRITSAASQRRLTPEPEPAVKKFIKIINLSTIKETMMKIPERFVRLGPKLTDNVTLETPVGFKRSIRIKRIGNEVWFEKGWSEFAEAHSWSEGHFLFFHYKGKSSFSVVIFDVTASEIEYPLDKVYVIESDDDDDKEEVMEVMDDDEQGFAGFESSESEGVIELDELLKNKKRKPRVSVKSEKVATFW; encoded by the exons ATGAGGAACACGCCTACTACTCGGAGATCATCGGTTCGAATCACGTCGGCAGCATCTCAACGCCGTCTAACACCGGAGCCAGAACCGGCGGTGAAAAAATTCATCAAGATTATTAATCTTTCAACTATCAAGGAAACAATGATG AAAATTCCGGAGAGATTTGTAAGATTAGGTCCCAAACTCACTGACAATGTGACTCTCGAGACTCCTGTGGGTTTCAAGCGTTCGATTCGGATCAAACGGATTGGTAATGAGGTCTGGTTTGAGAAAGGTTGGAGTGAGTTTGCTGAGGCTCATTCTTGGAGTGAAGgtcattttctgttttttcattACAAAGGGAAGTCTAGTTTTAGTGTTGTGATCTTTGATGTGACTGCTTCTGAGATCGAGTATCCATTGGACAAAGTTTATGTCAttgaaagtgatgatgatgatgataaagaagaagtgatggaagttatggatgatgatgaacaaggGTTTGCTGGATTTGAAAGTAGTGAGAGTGAAGGAGTGATTGAATTGGATGAAttgttgaagaacaagaagaggaaaCCAAGAGTCAGCGTTAAGTCTGAGAAAGTTGCAACATTTTGGTAA
- the LOC104742472 gene encoding B3 domain-containing protein At1g49475-like, with protein sequence MRNTPTTRRSSVRITSAASQRRLTPEPEPAVKKFIKIINLSTIKETMMKIPERFVRLGPKLTDNVTLETPVGFKRSIRIKRIGNEVWFEKGWSEFAEAHSWSEGHFLFFHYKGKSSFSVVIFDVTASEIEYPLDKVYVIESDDDDDKEEVMEVMDDDEQGFAGFESSESEGVIELDELLKNKKRKPRVSVKSEKVATF encoded by the exons ATGAGGAACACGCCTACTACTCGGAGATCATCGGTTCGAATCACGTCGGCAGCATCTCAACGCCGTCTAACACCGGAGCCAGAACCGGCGGTGAAAAAATTCATCAAGATTATTAATCTTTCAACTATCAAGGAAACAATGATG AAAATTCCGGAGAGATTTGTAAGATTAGGTCCCAAACTCACTGACAATGTGACTCTCGAGACTCCTGTGGGTTTCAAGCGTTCGATTCGGATCAAACGGATTGGTAATGAGGTCTGGTTTGAGAAAGGTTGGAGTGAGTTTGCTGAGGCTCATTCTTGGAGTGAAGgtcattttctgttttttcattACAAAGGGAAGTCTAGTTTTAGTGTTGTGATCTTTGATGTGACTGCTTCTGAGATCGAGTATCCATTGGACAAAGTTTATGTCAttgaaagtgatgatgatgatgataaagaagaagtgatggaagttatggatgatgatgaacaaggGTTTGCTGGATTTGAAAGTAGTGAGAGTGAAGGAGTGATTGAATTGGATGAAttgttgaagaacaagaagaggaaaCCAAGAGTCAGCGTTAAGTCTGAGAAAGTTGCAACATTTTG A
- the LOC104742474 gene encoding B3 domain-containing protein REM19 isoform X1, giving the protein MDMNSAQNHFSKRARLFEDPNDRDARVMYPSNPTSTEPVNRGGYGGSTAIQSFFKDSKPEETPKVLKKRGRKKKNPSPEDINSSTPGGDDSENRSKFYESASARKRTVTAEERERAVTAAKTFEPANPFFRVVLRPSYLYRGCIMYLPSGFAEKYLSGISGFIKLQLGEKQWPVRCLYKAGRAKFSQGWYEFTLENNIGEGDVCVFELLRTRDFILKVTAFRVNEYV; this is encoded by the exons ATGGACATGAACTCCGCACAGAACCATTTCAGCAAACGCGCTCGATTGTTTGAAGACCCTAACGACAGAGATGCTAGGGTCATGTATCCATCGAACCCTACATCTACTGAACCTGTGAATAGAGGAGGTTATGGTGGTTCTACAGCCATCCAAAGCTTTTTCAAAGATTCTAAACCTGAAGAAACACCCAAGGTGCTTAAGaagagaggaaggaagaagaagaatcccaGCCCTG AGGACATAAACTCTTCGACACCTGGTGGAGATGACTCGGAGAACCGTTCAAAGTTCTACGAGAGTGCTTCTGCTAGAAAGAGAACTGTAACCGCAGAAGAACGAGAGAGAGCCGTCACTGCAGCCAAAACATTTGAACCAGCTAATCCTTTCTTTAGAGTTGTTCTGCGACCATCATATCTATACAGAGGCTGCATCATG TACTTGCCCTCTGGGTTTGCTGAGAAGTACCTAAGTGGCATATCTGGTTTCATCAAGCTCCAGCTCGGTGAGAAACAATGGCCAGTGAGGTGTCTTTACAAAGCAGGGAGAGCTAAGTTTAGCCAAGGGTGGTATGAGTTCACACTCGAGAACAATATAGGCGAAGGAGATGTATGTGTCTTTGAGCTACTCAGGACTCGGGATTTCATCCTGAAAGTCACAGCCTTTCGCGTCAATGAGTATGTGTGA
- the LOC104742474 gene encoding B3 domain-containing protein REM19 isoform X2 encodes MDMNSAQNHFSKRARLFEDPNDRDARVMYPSNPTSTEPVNRGGYGGSTAIQSFFKDSKPEETPKVLKKRGRKKKNPSPEDINSSTPGGDDSENRSKFYESASARKRTVTAEERERAVTAAKTFEPANPFFRVVLRPSYLYRGCIMYLPSGFAEKYLSGISGFIKLQLGEKQWPVRCLYKAGRAKFSQGWYEFTLENNIGEGDVCVFELLRTRDFILKVTAFRVNEYV; translated from the exons ATGGACATGAACTCCGCACAGAACCATTTCAGCAAACGCGCTCGATTGTTTGAAGACCCTAACGACAGAGATGCTAGGGTCATGTATCCATCGAACCCTACATCTACTGAACCTGTGAATAGAGGAGGTTATG GTGGTTCTACAGCCATCCAAAGCTTTTTCAAAGATTCTAAACCTGAAGAAACACCCAAGGTGCTTAAGaagagaggaaggaagaagaagaatcccaGCCCTG AGGACATAAACTCTTCGACACCTGGTGGAGATGACTCGGAGAACCGTTCAAAGTTCTACGAGAGTGCTTCTGCTAGAAAGAGAACTGTAACCGCAGAAGAACGAGAGAGAGCCGTCACTGCAGCCAAAACATTTGAACCAGCTAATCCTTTCTTTAGAGTTGTTCTGCGACCATCATATCTATACAGAGGCTGCATCATG TACTTGCCCTCTGGGTTTGCTGAGAAGTACCTAAGTGGCATATCTGGTTTCATCAAGCTCCAGCTCGGTGAGAAACAATGGCCAGTGAGGTGTCTTTACAAAGCAGGGAGAGCTAAGTTTAGCCAAGGGTGGTATGAGTTCACACTCGAGAACAATATAGGCGAAGGAGATGTATGTGTCTTTGAGCTACTCAGGACTCGGGATTTCATCCTGAAAGTCACAGCCTTTCGCGTCAATGAGTATGTGTGA
- the LOC104742475 gene encoding pollen-specific leucine-rich repeat extensin-like protein 2 codes for MIRTKLERPLGCLLTLLLFSYVAVATFHDEPSFPEDADLTNDLEQKCFSISKVDPNLRFENDRLKRAYIALQAWKKAIYSDPFKTTSNWVGSNVCSYNGVYCAPALDDPSLNVVAGVDLNHADISGHLPPELGLMTDLALFHINSNRFCGIIPKSLSKLALMYEFDVSNNRFVGKFPDVSLLWPSLKYLDIRYNEFEGSLPPEIFDKDLDAIFMNNNRFESFIPDTVGKSKASVVTFANNKFIGCIPKSIGNMKNLNEIVFTRNNLTGCFPNEIGLLNNVTVFDASKNGFVGSLPSSLSGLASIEQLDLSHNKLTGFVVDKFCKLPSLESFKFSYNFFNGEAESCVPGRNNEKQFDDKNNCLQNRPSQKSANQCFPVVSRPVDCSKDKCSGGSNGGSSPSPNPPKTSEPKPSKPEPVMPKPNESPKPEPQNPSKSETPKTPEQPTPKPQPPKHESPKPENKPELPEQEESPKPEQPKPEESPKPEQPKPEESPKPEQPQKPEHPKPASPPKEAQAPTSELDDPYDASPVRKRRPPPPPKIEETRVPPPQPPMPSSPPPPPVYSPPPPVYSPPPPVYSPPPPVYSPPPPPVYSPPPPPVHSPPPPPPVHSPPPPVASPPPPSPPPPVHSPPPPPVFSPPPPSPIYSPPPPTHSPPPPPVYSPPPPMFSPPPTHITTQPPTEAPTPVQAPTPITESSPVPTPSSESYQAPIPILSPSQAPTPVQAPTPVQAPTPSSETSQAPTPSSESNQSPSHAPTPVQGPTSSSETSQVPTPSSEESNQSPSQAPTPVQAPTAYSETSQVPTPSSESNQSPSHALTPIPEPVQTPTPISEPVHSPTPSNEPVSSPKQSEEVEAPEPSPATPSSPSTDTTVPPPENKDDGDDGDFVLPPNIGFQYASPPPPMFQGY; via the coding sequence atgattagaacAAAACTCGAGAGGCCTTTAGGCTGCCTCTTGACCCTCCTTCTATTCTCCTATGTCGCCGTCGCCACTTTTCACGACGAACCTTCTTTCCCAGAAGATGCTGATCTCACAAACGACCtagaacaaaaatgttttaGCATCAGTAAAGTCGATCCTAACCTCAGATTTGAAAATGATCGTCTGAAAAGAGCTTACATTGCTCTTCAAGCGTGGAAAAAAGCGATTTACTCTGACCCGTTTAAAACCACGTCTAATTGGGTTGGTTCTAATGTGTGTTCTTACAATGGAGTTTATTGTGCACCAGCTCTAGACGATCCTAGCCTCAATGTTGTCGCTGGAGTTGACCTTAACCATGCAGATATATCCGGACATTTACCACCAGAGCTTGGTCTTATGACCGACCTAGCTTTGTTTCATATTAATTCAAACCGGTTTTGTGGGATCATCCCCAAAAGTTTATCGAAACTCGCTTTGATGTACGAGTTCGATGTCAGCAACAACCGATTCGTCGGTAAGTTCCCTGACGTTTCACTTTTATGGCCGTCGTTGAAGTATCTTGATATCAGATACAATGAATTCGAAGGAAGTTTGCCGCCAGAGATCTTTGATAAAGATCTTGATGCTATTTTCATGAACAATAACCGGTTTGAGTCATTTATCCCCGATACAGTCGGAAAATCGAAAGCATCGGTTGTGACATTCGCAAACAACAAATTCATTGGATGTATACCGAAATCAATTGGTAACATGAAGAACCTTAATGAGATTGTCTTCACTAGAAACAATTTAACCGGTTGTTTTCCAAACGAGATTGGTTTGCTTAACAATGTGACCGTGTTTGACGCGAGCAAGAATGGTTTTGTTGGTAGTTTACCTTCAAGTTTGTCTGGTTTAGCTAGCATTGAGCAGTTGGATTTGTCGCATAATAAGCTGACCGGATTTGTTGTCGACAAGTTTTGCAAGTTGCCAAGTCTGGAGAGCTTCAagttttcttacaattttttcaaTGGAGAAGCTGAAAGCTGTGTTCCAGGGAGAAACAATGAGAAACAATTTGATGATAAAAACAATTGCTTGCAGAATAGACCGAGTCAAAAGTCCGCTAACCAATGTTTCCCTGTTGTTAGTCGTCCTGTGGATTGTAGCAAGGACAAGTGTTCTGGAGGTAGCAACGGTGGCTCTAGTCCATCACCAAATCCACCAAAGACGTCCGAGCCAAAGCCATCAAAACCAGAGCCGGTTATGCCAAAACCTAATGAATCACCTAAACCAGAACCACAAAACCCATCAAAATCCGAGACACCAAAAACACCAGAACAACCTACACCTAAACCTCAACCACCAAAGCATGAATCTCCTAAACCAGAAAACAAGCCTGAGCTACCAGAACAAGAGGAGTCTCCTAAACCAGAACAACCAAAGCCAGAGGAGTCTCCTAAACCAGAACAACCAAAGCCAGAGGAGTCACCTAAGCCTGAACAACCACAGAAACCTGAGCATCCTAAACCGGCTTCACCACCAAAGGAAGCACAAGCACCGACATCGGAATTAGATGATCCATACGACGCATCTCCAGTTAGAAAACGTCGTCCTCCGCCACCACCCAAGATAGAGGAAACACGTGTACCACCACCGCAACCACCAATGCCTTCctcaccaccaccgccaccggTTTACTCACCACCTCCACCAGTTTACTCACCGCCGCCTCCAGTTTACTCACCACCCCCTCCGGTTTACtcgccaccaccacctccggttTACTCGCCGCCGCCGCCTCCCGttcattctcctcctccaccccCACCGGTCCACTCTCCCCCTCCACCAGTTGCTTCTCCTCCGCcgccatcaccaccaccaccagttcACTCTCCTCCACCGCCACCAGTTTTCTCTCCACCACCGCCATCACCAATATACTCACCGCCGCCTCCAACCcactcaccaccaccaccgccagtATATTCTCCGCCTCCACCAATGttctcaccaccaccaacacatATAACAACTCAACCACCAACCGAAGCTCCTACTCCTGTTCAAGCCCCAACCCCAATCACTGAATCATCCCCAGTGCCAACTCCTTCATCAGAATCATATCAAGCACCCATTCCCATTTTGTCACCAAGTCAAGCTCCAACACCGGTTCAAGCTCCAACACCGGTTCAAGCCCCAACCCCATCGTCTGAAACATCCCAAGCCCCAACTCCATCATCAGAATCAAACCAATCACCAAGTCATGCTCCAACACCGGTTCAAGGCCCAACCTCATCCTCTGAAACATCCCAAGTACCAACTCCATCATCAGAAGAATCAAACCAATCACCAAGTCAAGCTCCAACACCGGTTCAAGCCCCAACCGCATACTCTGAAACATCCCAAGTACCGACTCCATCATCAGAATCAAACCAATCACCAAGTCACGCTCTGACACCAATTCCTGAACCAGTACAAACCCCAACACCAATCTCTGAACCGGTCCATTCACCAACACCATCAAACGAACCGGTCTCATCACCAAAACAATCAGAAGAAGTTGAAGCGCCAGAACCATCACCCGCCACACCATCATCACCGTCAACTGACACAACTGTTCCACCACCGGAGAACAAGGACGATGGTGACGATGGTGATTTCGTCCTACCACCAAACATCGGATTCCAATATGCATCGCCACCACCACCGATGTTCCAAGGATACTAA
- the LOC109128802 gene encoding uncharacterized protein LOC109128802, which yields MVTLKMEICIELVKLTVDFVAAIAESIKVAFRHHRPPPVIQYSSGVNSRRSNYTAVPIPLVGFL from the coding sequence ATGGTGACTCTAAAAATGGAGATTTGCATCGAGTTGGTGAAATTGACCGTAGATTTCGTCGCAGCCATTGCAGAATCAATCAAAGTAGCTTTCCGCCACCACCGTCCTCCTCCGGTGATTCAATATTCTTCGGGGGTAAATAGTCGCCGGAGTAATTACACCGCCGTTCCCATTCCTCTTGTGGGGTTTCTGTAA
- the LOC104743985 gene encoding vesicle-associated protein 2-2-like gives MVKDIEEMKLKVDALESNLKQADSTILKLMEEWSISSKHRQSLQHELAELRTKKIVKEVHIGFPLLYVCIVAFINIVIGYCVHLTAGFGCRYIISIKCAVEHIDEEGKEIS, from the exons ATGGTTAAAGACATTGAAGAGATGAAGCTGAAAGTAGATGCTCTTGAATCCAATTTAAAACAG GCTGATTCAACCATTTTGAAACTAATGGAGGAGTGGTCTATAAGCTCCAAACATAGACAAAGTTTGCAACATGAGCTG GCAGAACTGAGAACGAAGAAGATAGTGAAAGAAGTGCACATTGGGTTCCCTCTGCTGTATGTATGCATTGTGGCATTCATCAACATTGTTATTGGGTATTGTGTGCACTTGACTGCTGGGTTCGGTTGTCGTTATATCATATCAATCAAGTGTGCAGTCGAACATATAGACGAAGAAGGGAAAGAGATTAGTTAG
- the LOC104742476 gene encoding protein SRC2-like: protein MENLTLELNIHSASDRVNVNLITKMDVYAKITIHGENIRERQKAKTTVDRFGGSSPTWFQTVKFPMNERLVYDGHLTLAMRLISRRVLGNKDIGRVNIPLLELLDSVMPSIHNEGNILKVKMMTYQVRTLSEKPSGTLTFSYPFKPDLPFIINWNLVGEPTYPPMTRIEHPPLVPPELPIEFPRLHELPYCSFVAGSSDDPLPIPAGVILEQANPAYNHTHHHHHRAFKGMDCTVLDRRRTMKPEISGINNPRNMRLGFWFD from the coding sequence ATGGAAAATCTAACTCTAGAGCTCAATATTCATTCCGCAAGTGATCGTGTGAATGTGAATCTTATCACAAAGATGGATGTGTACGCCAAAATCACCATTCATGGCGAAAATATTCGAGAGAGACAAAAGGCGAAAACTACTGTCGATCGCTTTGGTGGATCAAGCCCGACTTGGTTTCAAACTGTCAAATTTCCCATGAATGAGAGGTTAGTCTATGATGGTCATTTGACACTTGCCATGAGACTAATCTCTCGTCGAGTCCTAGGCAACAAAGATATCGGAAGAGTTAATATACCATTACTTGAGCTTCTAGATTCAGTCATGCCGTCAATTCACAATGAAGGTAACATTCTGAAGGtgaaaatgatgacatatcAGGTGAGAACTCTATCAGAAAAACCATCGGGAACTTTGACTTTCTCATACCCCTTTAAACCGGATTTACCATTTATCATTAATTGGAATTTGGTTGGCGAACCTACTTATCCTCCGATGACGCGAATTGAGCATCCACCTTTGGTTCCACCAGAATTGCCGATTGAGTTTCCTAGGCTGCATGAGCTACCGTATTGTTCTTTTGTTGCTGGATCGAGCGATGATCCTCTTCCAATACCAGCCGGCGTGATACTGGAGCAAGCCAATCCTGCGTACAACCACAcacaccaccaccatcatcgaGCTTTCAAGGGTATGGACTGCACCGTATTGGACCGCCGGAGAACTATGAAACCGGAAATTAGTGGTATCAACAATCCAAGAAATATGAGGCTGGGCTTTTGGTTTGATTGA
- the LOC104742477 gene encoding uncharacterized protein LOC104742477 gives MVKLFLVSIIPRSSRDLTVVTGSEPLLQWTHSKKSKYQFFKNIMAMSHLFLSSPRPSMALRLHSTQFTLFYSKNNKGCTFKGANEAKVSKRPLLCRSIHMESEHLGEPKRLSFDNLLRVTKDVWDNSPQPVKEFPWNRAFGNFIQLILDLAISVVKFFFVPILAVSSISEMSYCAHERKLALVPFPLVLGMVVAGIMQEAALKISPRLKEAEVPWHLLAMMMFFTLIKLPGPYYPYWGRLFVPHFANGVLLRALWSMFFWYKKTRNTSGNPLQNQSVEAK, from the exons ATGGTTAAACTATTTCTTGTTTCAATCATACCACGGAGCTCACGTGATCTTACGGTGGTCACTGGCTCAG AGCCTCTTCTACAATGGACACACTCTAAAAAATCAAAGTACcagtttttcaaaaatataatggCGAtgtctcatctctttctttcttcgcCGCGCCCTTCAATGGCTCTGCGACTCCACTCAACCCAG TTCACGTTGTTCTACTCTAAGAACAATAAAGGTTGTACCTTTAAGGGTGCTAATGAAGCTAAAGTCTCAAAGAGACCACTCCTCTGTCGTTCAATTCATATGGAATCTGAACATTTAGGGGAACCAAAGAGGCTTAGTTTTGATAATCTGCTGAGGGTAACAAAAGATGTTTGGGATAATTCTCCTCAGCCGGTTAAGGAGTTCCCTTGGAATAGAGCTTTCGGAAACTTCATCCAGCTCATTCTTGATCTCGCTATATCAGTCGTTAAGTTCTTCTTTGTTCCTATATTGGCGGTTTCTTCAATCAGTGAGATGTCTTATTGTGCACATGAGAGGAAACTTGCTTTAGTCCCGTTTCCGTTAGTCCTCGGTATGGTTGTTGCGGGCATTATGCAAGAAGCCGCTTTGAAGATCTCTCCTCGTCTCAAG GAAGCGGAAGTACCGTGGCATCTGCTAGCTATGATGATGTTCTTCACTCTGATTAAACTTCCTGGACCGTACTATCCATACTGGGGGCGTTTATTTGTTCCACATTTTGCAAATGGAGTATTGCTTAGAGCACTTTGGTCCATGTTCTTTTGGTATAAGAAGACTAGAAACACATCGGGAAATCCTCTGCAGAATCAGAGTGTGGAAGCAAAATGA